Proteins from one Puntigrus tetrazona isolate hp1 chromosome 10, ASM1883169v1, whole genome shotgun sequence genomic window:
- the pcolcea gene encoding procollagen C-endopeptidase enhancer a, whose protein sequence is MWISVRRNMEGLNAVWSLGILLSLGFGGVLCQTTNYTRPTFNCGGDLFGDSGFVGSEGFPSFYKHDSKCTWYITVPEGNVVMLTFRIFDLEADPLCRYDYVDVYNGHSNMVQKLGRFCGTFRPGSLISTSNTMMLEMVSDSGTGGRGFLAYFSGGKPHVDEHQFCGGKLTKSQGTIKTPNWPEKNYPPGISCSWLITVEPETVIEVKFDKFDLESDTYCRFDYVAFFNGGEKDDSRRIGKYCGDTAPQNIITNGNVLLVQFVSDTSVTSDGFMASYTSVPRGLSTPTADGDIATGPRVSSTATKPRLTPVEPVKPLAFTTEATTTTTTTTTTPTTTEEPKQRPKPVRPIKPVRRPVSKPEPDESRPATGTDPMCAKACKRDGTIKTSFCASEYVITGKLTALTPGPSGSMQAKVSLIKAYKTGSLTITQAGETMSVKLTMPCRKCPVLRRGQNYILMGQVDEEGRGVLNPGSFTALYKAPHHKILTNINKQPC, encoded by the exons ATGTGGATCTCAGTGCGGAGGAATATGGAGGGTCTGAACGCTGTGTGGAGTTTGGGGATTCTTCTGTCTCTCGGTTTTGGAGGGGTCTTGTGTCAAACCACCAATTACACCAG GCCTACGTTTAACTGTGGCGGTGATCTCTTTGGAGACTCTGGCTTTGTGGGCAGCGAAGGATTCCCATCGTTCTACAAACACGACAGCAAATGTACCTGGTACATCACA GTTCCAGAGGGCAATGTAGTCATGCTGACCTTCAGGATTTTTGACCTGGAGGCTGATCCTCTCTGCCGCTACGACTATGTGGATGTGTATAACGGACACTCAAACATGGTGCAGAAGCTCGGGCGTTTCTGTGGAACGTTCCGGCCTGGATCTCTCATTTCCACATCCAACACCATGATGCTAGAGATGGTATCAGATTCAGGAACGGGAGGAAGAGGGTTCCTGGCCTACTTCAGCGGAGGGAAGCCACATGTGGATG AGCATCAGTTTTGCGGCGGGAAGCTCACAAAGTCCCAGGGCACGATCAAAACCCCCAATTGGCCAGAGAAAAATTATCCACCGGGCATCAGCTGTTCTTGGCTTATAACAGTGGAACCGGAAACG gtgatTGAGGTGAAGTTTGATAAGTTCGATTTGGAGTCTGACACGTACTGTCGCTTCGACTATGTGGCGTTTTTTAACGGAGGGGAGAAGGATGATTCAAGGCGCATCGGAAAATACTGCGGAGACACTGCGCCTCA GAACATCATCACTAACGGCAACGTGCTGTTAGTGCAGTTTGTATCTGACACCAGCGTGACCTCGGATGGATTCATGGCGTCATACACTAGCGTCCCACGTGGTCTCAGTACTCCGACTGCAGATGGCGACATTGCGACAGGACCTAGGGTGTCATCCACAGCCACAAAACCCCGTCTCACCCCAGTCGAACCGGTGAAACCCCTGGCATTTACAACAGAAGcaacaactacaacaacaacaacaactacgACCCCTACAACTACTGAGGAGCCAAAGCAACGACCCAAACCCGTTAGACCCATTAAACCTGTGAGACGTCCAGTCAGTAAACCAGAGCCAGATGAATCCAGACCAG ccACAGGGACAGATCCAATGTGTGCAAAGGCATGCAAAAGAGACGGAACTATCAAGACTAGTTTCTGTGCTAGCGAATATG TTATCACCGGTAAGCTGACAGCATTGACTCCCGGGCCCAGTGGAAGTATGCAGGCCAAGGTGTCCTTAATTAAGGCCTATAAGACCGGCAGTCTTACAATCACCCAAGCTGGAGAAACCATGTCTGTCAAACTTACGATGCCCTGCAGGAAATGTCCAGTGCTGCGTAGAG GTCAAAACTATATACTGATGGGTCAAGTGGATGAGGAAGGCCGCGGTGTTCTCAATCCTGGCAGTTTCACCGCCCTGTACAAAGCCCCACACCACAAGATATTGACCAACATCAACAAGCAGCCATGCTGA